Proteins encoded together in one Pirellulales bacterium window:
- a CDS encoding DUF2149 domain-containing protein: MVNLFDLWIVVVVALIIALIETKSSLSESAGAAERAAQTAEFVPADAQKLPKYRASEAMLTGRGERLGTAYRLDSGEVVYVPIGQPPATQRQPRAAGP, encoded by the coding sequence ATGGTGAACCTGTTCGATCTGTGGATCGTGGTGGTTGTGGCGCTGATCATCGCCCTGATTGAGACGAAATCGTCGCTTAGCGAGTCGGCGGGCGCGGCCGAGCGAGCGGCGCAGACGGCGGAATTCGTGCCCGCCGACGCGCAGAAACTGCCGAAATATCGAGCGTCGGAAGCGATGCTCACTGGCCGCGGCGAACGGCTGGGAACCGCCTATCGGCTGGATAGCGGCGAAGTCGTTTATGTGCCCATTGGCCAGCCGCCGGCAACGCAGCGGCAGCCGCGGGCCGCAGGCCCCTAA
- a CDS encoding MotA/TolQ/ExbB proton channel family protein, with protein sequence MTNAMVELFYVISQALLAPVMLLVVVATMLVIVVLGQAVREAVERKIGGPRWRTFLQGCRGQFSDARGWQQAAKVGLLAWLAKNSSGANTTAGELSALLPQAELWANRHLTRLQVLARVGPMLGLAGTLIPLGPALQGLSSSNLSEVGSNLNIAFTTTVLGIVVGGAAYALYCLYRGWYERDLTEFEYLLSLFEEKHDGDEASPALESGSGRRSTGRHGEPVRSVDRGGCGADHRPD encoded by the coding sequence GTGACCAACGCGATGGTCGAACTGTTCTATGTGATTTCGCAAGCGTTGCTTGCGCCGGTGATGCTGCTGGTCGTGGTTGCAACCATGCTGGTGATCGTGGTTCTGGGCCAGGCAGTTCGCGAAGCCGTGGAGCGAAAAATCGGGGGGCCGCGCTGGCGGACGTTTTTGCAGGGCTGCCGCGGCCAGTTCAGCGACGCTCGCGGTTGGCAGCAAGCGGCGAAGGTGGGACTGTTGGCGTGGTTGGCAAAAAATTCGAGCGGGGCGAACACAACGGCCGGCGAACTGTCGGCGCTGTTGCCACAAGCGGAGCTATGGGCCAATCGGCATTTGACGCGCTTGCAAGTTCTCGCGCGCGTCGGCCCGATGTTGGGCCTTGCTGGAACCTTAATTCCACTAGGTCCGGCGCTACAAGGGCTATCCTCCTCGAACCTGAGCGAGGTGGGCAGCAATTTGAATATCGCCTTTACGACGACCGTGCTCGGGATCGTCGTCGGAGGAGCAGCCTACGCACTGTATTGCCTCTATCGCGGCTGGTACGAGCGCGACCTGACCGAGTTTGAATATCTGCTTTCGCTGTTTGAGGAAAAACATGATGGGGACGAAGCGAGTCCGGCGCTGGAATCGGGATCAGGACGACGATCCACTGGCCGGCATGGTGAACCTGTTCGATCTGTGGATCGTGGTGGTTGTGGCGCTGATCATCGCCCTGATTGA